The proteins below are encoded in one region of Elgaria multicarinata webbii isolate HBS135686 ecotype San Diego chromosome 8, rElgMul1.1.pri, whole genome shotgun sequence:
- the ATG4B gene encoding cysteine protease ATG4B — MDAATLTYDTLRFEYEDFPETKEPVWILGKKYSVLTEKEEILLDVTSRLWFTYRKNFPAIGGTGPTSDTGWGCMLRCGQMIFAQAMVCKHLGRDWRWLKGKKQTDNYYNVLNAFIDKKDSYYSIHQIAQMGVGEGKSIGQWYGPNTVAQVLKKLATFDTWSSLAVHIAMDNTVVMEEIRRLCRLSCPCPGASAFPVAESDILSNGYPDGAECTDRLLLWKPLVLLIPLRLGLTDINEAYIETLKHCFMMPQSLGVIGGKPNSAHYFIGYVGEELIYLDPHTTQPAVEPMDSCYIPDESFHCQHPPCRMSIAELDPSIAVGFFCNSEEDFNDWCRQIKKLSLIRGALPMFELVEHQPSHFSSPDVLNLTPDSSDADRLERFFDSEDEDFEILSL, encoded by the exons ATGGATGCgg CTACCCTCACGTATGATACTCTCAGGTTTGAGTATGAAGACTTCCCAGAGACCAAAGAACCTGTTTGGATCCTGGGGAAAAAATATAGTGTATTAACAG AGAAAGAGGAGATCCTGTTGGACGTGACCTCTCGTCTTTGGTTCACATACAGAAAAAACTTTCCAGCCATTG GGGGAACAGGTCCTACATCTGACACTGGTTGGGGCTGCATGTTAAGGTGTGGACAGATGATCTTTGCTCAGGCCATGGTTTGCAAGCACTTAGGCAGAG ATTGGAGGTGGTTGAAAGGGAAGAAACAGACGGACAACTATTACAATGTTCTTAATGCCTTCATTGACAAAAAAGACAGCTACTACTCAATCCATCAAATAG CCCAGATGGGAGTCGGAGAGGGAAAATCCATAGGCCAGTGGTATGGACCAAACACAGTTGCACAAGTACTCAA AAAACTTGCCACTTTTGATACATGGAGCTCCTTGGCAGTACACATAGCCATGGACAatactgttgtgatggaggagaTAA GAAGGCTGTGCAGGCTCAGCTGTCCATGTCCTGGAGCTTCAGCATTTCCTGTTGCAGAATCAGACATACTTTCTAATGGGTATCCAGATGGAGCAGAATGTACAGACAGGCTATTGCTCTGGAAACCTTTAGTGCTGCTGATACCTCTTCGCCTTGGGCTCACAGACATCAATGAAGCTTATATTGAAACCCTGAAg CACTGTTTTATGATGCCTCAGTCCTTAGGAGTCATTGGAGGAAAACCTAATAGTGCTCATTACTTCATTGGCTATGTAG GTGAAGAACTAATCTATCTCGATCCACACACTACTCAGCCTGCAGTGGAGCCCATGGACAGTTGCTACATTCCCGATGAGAGTTTCCACTGTCAGCATCCACCCTGCAGAATGAGCATTGCAGAACTTGATCCTTCGATTGCAGTG GGTTTCTTCTGCAACAGCGAGGAAGACTTCAATGACTGGTGCCGGCAAATAAAGAAG ttgtcactgatTAGAGGAGCCTTGCCAATGTTTGAGCTAGTAGAACATCAGCCTTCGCACTTCTCTAGCCCTGATGTTTTGAATCTCACTCCAG ATTCTTCTGATGCAGACAGACTGGAAAGATTCTTTGATTCAGAAGACGAAGATTTTGAAATCTTATCACTCTAA
- the DTYMK gene encoding thymidylate kinase, whose translation MILPARHTFRNLVLVGPKVSRLSSRSSSGFGTMVTAGPLYPLGGLFYDRGLRGKQLLEVLLPSFLRATKRARMAGRRGTLIVLEGVDRAGKSTQSRKLVEALRAEGHQAELLRFPERTTEIGRLISSYLEKKKNLEDHTVHLLFSANRWEQVPLIKEKLNQGVTLVVDRYAFSGVAFTSAKEKFSLEWCKQPDVGLPKPDLILFLQLSTSEAAKRGDFGNERYENSPFQEKVLQCFYHLMKDKTLNWKMIDASKNIEDLHNEIKSFAEEAMQEAEHTPIGELWK comes from the exons ATGATCCTTCCGGCTCGCCATACTTTCAGAAATCTCGTGTTAGTGGGCCCGAAGGTCTCCAGGCTCTCCTCCCGGTCTTCGTCGGGTTTCGGCACCATGGTTACAGCAGGGCCGCTCTACCCGCTGGGAGGACTTTTCTATGACCGCGGCTTGCGCGGGAAACAGCTGTTGGAGGTGCTCTTGCCTTCATTCTTGAGAGCGACTAAAAGGGCGCGTATGGCGGGCAGGCGAGGGACACTAATAGTTCTGGAGGGGGTGGACCGAGCTGGCAAAAGCACTCAGAGCCGAAAGCTGGTGGAGGCCCTGCGGGCAGAGGGACACCAGGCCGAACTGCTCAGGTTTCCTG AAAGAACAACAGAGATTGGACGTCTGATAAGTTCTtacttggaaaagaaaaaaaatttgGAAGACCACACAGTGCATCTACTATTTTCGGCTAATCGCTGGGAGCAAGT GCCGTTGATTAAGGAGAAATTAAACCAGGGTGTCACTCTGGTAGTGGACAGATATGCCTTTTCTGGGGTAGCCTTCACAAGTGCCAAAGAG AAATTCTCCTTGGAATGGTGCAAACAACCTGATGTGGGGCTTCCAAAGCCAGACTTGATCCTTTTTCTTCAGTTGAGCACATCTGAAGCAGCCAAACGTGGAGACTTTGGAAATGAACGATACGAAAACAGCCCTTTTCAAGAGAAAGTTCTACAATGCTTTTACCATCTGATGAAAGATAAGACTTTAAACTGGAAG ATGATTGATGCTTCAAAGAATATAGAAGATTTACACAATGAAATCAAATCCTTTGCAGAGGAGGCCATGCAAGAGGCTGAACACACACCCATTGGGGAATTGTGGAAATAG